In Pangasianodon hypophthalmus isolate fPanHyp1 chromosome 1, fPanHyp1.pri, whole genome shotgun sequence, the genomic window GCAAACAGGAACCTCACAAGTATTGTAAACCAAGTGGTCCCTCTGTTAAACAAAAGTGCATGTTAAGTGCACTAACTTGTAGATCAGGCCCAAATAAtagtatgatgatgatgatgattggcCTTTTTGCATGGACATGGACTTGTTTATATAATGTAGCACCAATAGAGAAACTAGCAAATATTATATTGAAAGAAATGAAGATGAAATAGGACTACATCCCTTTTAAaacagcatatttaaaaaaaaaaaaaaaaaaaaaaaaaaaaaaaaaaaaaactgagcagctcttttttttttccatcttctaCCCAAGCAGAGTCTTAATCATATTCCTGCGTCTCTGGTGACGTCTATGTAAACAGTTGTAATCCTCTGACCtcttcctgctcctgctctggtTTAGTTCTAGAAGATCAACAGAATGTGAGGCCTATCAAAGAGCTGCTGCAGACGCTGTATGTGTCACTTTGCAGTCTGGTGCAGGACATGGGCAAGTCCGTGCTGGTGGGAAACATTAACATCTGGGTGCACCGCATGGAAAACATCCTGCAGTGGCAGCAGCAGCTGGACAACATTCAGATTAACAGGGTGAGTTTAGCATCTAGGGTTTGCTTGATAATCAGGGCACATTTCCTCTCAGTGGTTAAACATCTCTCATCTAAACCATTATTGGCATGAATAATTAGATAAAGTAGACAGTATGCCTTTCAACTGAGCTGAAtttctgtaaattattttactgAATGCCTCATCTGTATGACAAACCCAGAGAGCAACAGCTGACCAGAAATGTCCATAGACATTCATTGCTAAGCCAGTCTGGCATGCCTGATTAAATTGGCCCATAAAAAGGCATTATTATTGGTCAGTCCTGGTCTGCTTTGATTTGGCCCTTAAATATGCCTCCTTTTTGAGTAAGCTCAATGAGTCCTTTCTACATCATGAAAAATGTGCATTAAAACATTCTTTCTGGACAGAAATCTAGAATTCCCTCTTAGATCAGATTTATTAAAAAGCTTTGCGATAATTAGGAGTAGTATAAATGTGCAGGCTCGTGTGTACATTGTAGAAAGGAAACAAGAAGTATGTGTATGGATACAATCAGGTAGGACTAGGAGTACAAGTATAAGGAGAAGCGATCAGTAGATACTCATGTATTTAGAATCTAGCAGGTAGGTAGGTTTGACTTAATGTAACAACAAATATGACCAAAAATCATTTTTGgatgatacatttttaaaaagtatcatATAAAGCGTACTTCATATTATAATAACAGAATTAATGCATTAGAGTTGTGAAAAGTCATGTCAAGTCAGCTTTCATCCTATTTATATACACATCAGTGAGACAAAATTGAGAGACCAGGACCAATGTGCAAAACAGTGTAAGACAAGACTAATGAACATTGAGCtcatgtgtggttttttttttttttttttttttttttttttgtaaaacgcACAGCACAATACAGTTACACAGGACATTGTTCTTTCTATGTGGTTACAACTTAAATGCCGCTCTTCATCTGTGCCTAGTGCTGTCTTTTACTGTAAATGAAGTCAGATCCCTTATGATATCAATAAAGTGGGGATTTTGTGGAATTATTACACAGAATGCATTGCGCAGAACAGCAGAAAGAGCAGAAAACCTGCGAAAAGCTCATACTTGTGAAGCTGAGCAGTCTGGCTGTGATTGCATAGAAGATGAGATTGACATGTGTCCATTTTGTATCCAAAGCCCACAAGCACCGGGATGACGCTCCTGGACTTACCCGTCAGTCTCCAGCTGAACATCATGCAGCGGCTCTCGGATGGGCGGGACCTGGTCAGTCTGGGGCAGGTGTGTCCTGACCTCGGTGTACTGACTGAGGACAGGCTGCTGTGGAAGAATCTCTGCCAGTACCACTTCACAGACCGACAGGTACAATATGTTAATGCTAAATATcaatttaattatattgtatttcaTACTTCTGGATAGGTGTGCCTAGTGTTAAGTGTTTGTTATGAAGTAGGGGTGTGACagtatattgtttatttatagtgtAAGGTACTATAAACAAAATCACAAGCTAAGCTAAAGTCAAAAGATAATCAAAtagcattttattatgtttattgtaTGACTTTATTTAATATACCACTTACAGATTCGCAAGCGACTGATGGTATCAGATAAGGGGCATCTTGAATGGAAAAAGATGTACTTTAAGCTGTGCCGGTGCTACCCTCATAAGGAGCAGTACAGCGACACCTTGCAGTTTTGCACACATTGCCACATTCTGTTCTGGAAGGTGagactgaaatatttctgtacAGCATCGATAAAGATTTTCAGTTCAAAGTGTAGCACCTAAAATGCTTTACTACTACTGTGTGTCTGAATTTTGCTAACAGTGACAGCTGGGCTTTGATCTAATGCACAACCCTTCACACCAAGTGCTAAAAGCTTCCTTTCTGTTATTGTCCTCTACAGGATACAAACCATCCCTGCACAGCCAACAATCCAGAGAGCTGCAGCATTTCCGTTTCTCCACAAGGCTTTATCAACCTCTTTAAGTTCTAAAGGGACTTTTCTTGGTTTTCACTGTTTGTACATAGTGTATATAAAGTCAAAAGTGCAATAGATTCCCAGATGGTATGAGAAAAGCAAGTCAGTGGAAGTCAGTGTGAGGCATTTGGATGAGTTtgaaaagtctgaaaaaaagaatctgTGATTATGAATCTGAAAAATGcaaagaggagaagaggaaaaataTCAGTATGTAAAGGAGCTCCATTTATAGGCAATGGGTATTCATGTATTTTGTTAGGCACGAATATGTTTACTCCAAAGATAAATGTGCTTTGCTAGGTGCAAACGGTTTGCATTACGGTTTGCCCTCATGCTGCAGTAATTCTTAATATaagttgagattttttttatgatatgGCAGTGGATGAACTTCTGTTGGactttatatttgcatttgcaaaaGCATGCTGGAGTTTTCAAAAGAAAGTGAGGGAAATGGTATGTCCATCATTATGGTGTGCAATACTTTTCTATGGaacttttttccacttttatacgtttgatattttgtttgtttaaatgtatttgctGCAGTAAATGCAATATGAGTAAACACTTGAGTATAGTATGACCTGTTACAACACTAAAGTATGGTGTAATTTACAATGTCATAATTCACTGATGTTTCACAAATATGTAGTAAATGCACACTGAAATGTTTGTCATTGTTAGACACATTCACATGTTGCCTTTTGTGCACACCaacaggagaaatgttattgagctatgcattaatatttgtagcatacattttttttttttttgcaattctGTATGTTTACTACCACCTGCATGGTATGAATTTGATACCAAAGAGctgcttatttatttgattctgtGGCGTACTATGTTATTCTGACCAGGAAAATAGAGGCCCTCTTTTTTATGCAATATCCCACTTGTGTTCAGTTATGCAAACATTGATACTCTTGAAGAGCAAGCCAAAATACATCCTTCTCCCAATGGGTGAAAATAAACCATGGTCTTCTAGTGCTGTGCAGTGTCTGTCTTACTGCCATCTGGTGGGATCAAATATATTTCAGTCACAGAGATATGACCACTAACTGAATAGAACAGAAATAATGGTGTTGTCCTTCTTTCCAAAAAGGCCttgtaaaagtaaaagaaaataaataaaggtgtagaatatttttaaatctgttctcCTAATCTTTTTTTGCATAATCTTTATAGAGtaatcacacattttaatagggtacattttatttaaattgatcTAAGTGTTATAAGATAAAATTACCATGCTGGTTCatatcaaaataaatcaaataccATTAACAATTTTCTAAACAGcagcattatttaaaataataatgtaaaagaGCAACATGCAATATTAAACAAGAGACTGcaattgtttatattataattaatattctagttctcgctctctcactctcttttttttttttttttgcaccatcgCTTGATCAGggcatttgcatatttttagcAACTACATAAGAGAATTTGGGTCAGTAACAAAAAGCTCAGCCAATATTAAATCCTTTAATTATTATGACTCTTTTGTAAAGCACTTCATTAGTAGTGAGGTTGACTAGTAGGTTGACTCAGCTTTAAACTCATTCGCCATAGTATTAACACAATACATGATGAAAATGCTTGATGTACAACACTATCCATAGGATATGAAGCAGTTCAACTGGCCACTGTGCTGTATACTCCAGCAGGCATTTTCCAGTTATACTgtcatatttctttattttgataGATGCTTTCGTACATATGAGGAAGAAGCCAGTCTTAATGACCCAATAGAACACACAGCCCCCTTTGTCACTAGCACAGAACTTTAAAAAACTAAGCTGAGGACACTTGTATGGTAAATGTGTCAGAAACTGCCCAGAAGAAAAGTGACACTTTAGTACAGCTTACAAACAGAAGACATACatgtaaaacaataaatgtttagaatCCAATGATAAAACTGTTGGTACAATTAGTACCAATAGTTTTGGTACAAGGTACAATTTACTGTTCTCATTAACaccaaaatctaaaatataaacaaaatgtagtGAACATAcagaaacaagattttttttaaaccagtgtgACAAGGTGTTAAATTGTAGATAACAAAAGCTGGCATGGCTTCAGTAGCTTGCAAAAACACAATGCATTATGAAACAATTTACAAAGACAAGATCTGAAAATACACTatctggccaaaagtatgtggacacctaaccatcacacccatatgtggttcttctccaaacctTCCCcaaaattacaatttcccttcactgagactaaggggtccaaacctgttccagcatgacaataaccctgtgcacaaagtcaGCTCCACAAAGACATTGTTTGtaaaggctggagtggaagaacttgagtgacctgcacagggccctgatctcaaccccactgaacacctttgggatgcaCATGAAAGCTGACTGCACCTCAGGCCTCcttgcccgacatcagtgctcgacttcactaatgctcttgtggctgaatgagcccAATTCCCtatagccacactccaaaatctattggaaagctGCCCCAGGACAGTGGAGGTTatatataacagcaaagtgggaactaaatctggaatgagatgttcaaccagcacatatgggtgttatggtcatgtgtccgcaaacttttggccatatagtgtagttcaTGCAAGAGCTCTTAATGAGGATCAGTCAGTAATTTAAAGGCTCTACACAGTGTGCACAAAACATGCCTgctttaatttgttcatttgatgATGGaggataaaacaaaaacatgttttcgcTGTCCCAAATCTTTGTTGGCACTGTACCAGAGAAAGACAGGTCTTGAatcttaaatagtgtaatatacatttttaaaagttactAGAAGTCCTTTATGAAAGCTCAAGTGTAATTAGCAGGGATTCCACTGTATGCTGTACATATGTATTAATACGGACATGACCAAGACCAGGATAAGCTGATTGATTTGATACAATAGTTTGGCAACTGAAAATGCAGTGGAAATATTTGTAGCTATTTATAGTGTGATATACTGGGAAAACTGTGTCCTCCTTTTTTCAATTGTTTTCAGCTGTGATTTATGTGACataattttacataatatttcaATCAGTAGCACAACTGTAAACAGCCTTGGGATGTCCCTGCTCAAATAAAATATCCAGTATAAAAGTAcaacaaattaataaacaaatacatacatacatacattgttttaatatttctgcTGCTGCCATTAGGTTTTATCATCGCACTGCATCTACTATGGCAATTAACAAGAAACAGTAAGAAATACAATCTACAACAGAAGCATGAGTAATTTTAACATCTATCTATACAGATTCACTTGCGCATCCTATCAGTACACTGAGTAAAGAGTGTTTAGCAAAAAGCTTCAAGCACACATTTTAGCACCAAATATGAGCCATCACATGATCATCAGGGACTTACGCTGCTCCTTCAGTTAGCTACTAGGCCTGTCACAGTTATAACATTTTGGCTGACAATTCACTGGCATACAAATGATTGCAGCAAACAAGGAAATGTCTTTCCTGTTGACCTTCTGCCACTTATATCATGAACATTATATCAGTTGTGTAATAATGCAAATACACAGCTATTTATTGACACTGAACTCACCAGAATTTCTGTGTAAAATGCATAGGAAAGACATGAcactaataataactaaaatcTATTAAAACCTAATGTTGAAATACTGAGCTTCTAGCCAGAGCAGCATCACAGTTACAGAACATAGTTACAAATAGTTCATcatgaaaaatgattaaaatatgttgGCACAACATCTTGATTATAGTGACAAACTAACAGAAAAGGAACACCAGTtctaaatatatgtataaactGTGGAATCTAACAGTTAATCACCTCAATCCCAATCAGCTTGAGTAACTGTGGCAGGCCTACTAGTAACCAACAATATGTTTCATTTATACAAATTATTAAACTGtaggttgatttttttttcttgcaatttCCCATaaagcataataaaataaattagatcTGTAAAAAATGATCAACAAACATATAAATCCTAAGATTTCTGGATTTAGCAAATTTAAACAGCATGATTCTGAGCAGATGGACTACAAGAAGACTATGCGTTTTCTTTTCACAGCACAAAAATGGCTGctgaaaatgacacattttgtaacatttttcaaaaaaataaaaaattatttgttgaACTGGTAATTGTGCATTGGCACTAGGGGTGGGACGATATAATATACAAGTATGAGGTGATAAAAACAGTGATAATCAGTCTGATCAGTGTAACATTAAGCTATACTAGCACGAACActtatatgacaaaaaaaaaaaaaaaaccctaaaacatattttagtaTTTAGCTTGAGCAATAACAAGTTTCttcaccaaaaaataaatataacaccTTGCATCAGAACCTACATTagtaacaaaaaaagaaaaaggaaccAAAAAAGATGTGTAAACATTTTGGGTGAATTATTAAGTTAtcaatattaacataaataaatatttttaacagaaacaaaagaaaataacaagGACTAAGAACACAGTAAACATGCTTCACATAACAGAGACATCTAATTTGTACAATAACCCTGACGGATGCCCAAAGATTCTTAAAAGGAGGTAGTGAGAGCATTTGAGGTGCATACTGATATTCAAATATAATATTCCATAATTCAACAGTGACTTCAACTAGTACATATTAGCTTTAAAAGTGCAGTTTTATGCGGTTTAggagattttcaatgtggtgcTTCAAATGTTCACTCTTTAAAAGAAGCACACACTTACTGTACAACACAGAGAGGTGTAAACTCAGATGAGTTAATTGTGGTTCCAGCGCTGGTGCTGTCCATCACATACAGTCACACACTTTACTGTTTGGCCCTGAAATTTCACagcagatacagagacagactgTAAGACACTGTAATATTGTGGGCCTTGGAATACCATATcaagagaatatatatatatatatatatatatatacacacacacacacacacacacacacacacacatacacacactataaaatatttatcaatttaaaaatgCTTATAAATTATGAATGTCACATCCAGAAGGTAGATTCTAGTGCtgtgatacactatatggccaaacgtttgtggacacctgaccatcacacccacatgtggttcttccccaaactgttgccacaaagttgaaagcacacaattgtattggatgtctttgtatgctgtagcattaagatttccattcactggaactaaggggcccaaacctgttccagcatgacaatgcccctatgcacaaagtcagctccatgaagacagggtttgccaaggttgcagtggaagaacttgagtgacctgcacagagccctgacttcaaccccggGATGCACATGAAAGCTGACTGCTcctcaggcctcctcactcgacatcagtgcctgacttcactaacgctcttgtggctgaatgagcacaaatccccacagtcatgctccaaaatctagtggaaagcctttccagaagagtggaggttaacAACAAAGGgaggactacatctggaatgggatgttcaggtgtccacaaacttttggccatgaagtgtatattgtgatatataatgATAGTCAACTTTAACAATACTATTATGGACActtcaaaatataaatagtCTTGACAGTTCTATTTATAGTAAACAGTTAGTATTTCAGCTCTATTTACGCATGAATATTGTCAAAGGTTCATATGGTTACATTTAGTTAGACTGGAGGCAAATAACATGTAGCATTAGCTGCTTACCTAACCACTCACTTTTTGTTACAAGAGCTAAtcctatttaaaaataattcctgGCTGTGATTTTACTGAAGCTGAAACACAAGCGAGTGATGGCAGGTAAACAAATGTCACATGTCCAACATGCTAGAAGTAATTACATAGTAATTTCATAAAATACAACATCATAAACTGTCATAAAAGACAAGGCAAAAATTAATGTCAGCATATGCTCATATAGAAAGCACATACAAAACTGCATTCAGAACACATgtaagtttttcatttttaaataactttaccGTTTTATTACTGAGATGCTAGAGGTTATTGCTGTTCAGCACATGTCACACAACGGTACATTCTCCCGTTCTGAGTTCTTAATGATCCACTCAATTGCATCCCATCCCTACAGAGAACAAAGACACAACAGATTAAACACTGGTAAACAATTACGCCCTAAAAGGaatctatttttaatattaaactaaaTGATGAACATCTTGGAATGTCTGATCAACAGCCTGGAGACTCGTTTATTATAATGTATCAGTACAATAATCTTTCTGATCTCTTATCATAAATTTGATTTTGAGTGAATGggttttaatattaaatatccccacacacaattaaatatcatcactgtaaatttataaaatgataGTAATTTAATCACAGGTTAAGACATGATGTCTATAATCAAACTGTTGATCATACTGTTAGGGTCTGTGGCTTTACCTGAGGTACACCACAAGGTTTACACTTCCTTATTAGTGAAGAAACTTCATTAGTTTATATGAGCTCAACACTTTCAATATCCGTGATTCATAGTTTGTGATTCAGGAACTATAGAACTGTGAGATTTTGGAAATGCACAATACTGTCTTTTATTTCGACTTCAGCAGAAACAGCACGTGAGCCTGAATATTTCCACTTGCCTTCTAAGGTAAAAACCCACACATGCAAATTTTTATGCTTGTATTTGATGATCACCATCTTTGAACTATACTTATTAATTACAGGCAGTTTCACTTCCTTCTTGTGTCATGTTTAGGCTTTCTgattcaagctttttttttcccagcagagcatttaattatacataaattaaaaagattGACTTGGCAAGTCTGTGAGTTCAAACTTATTATCTGGGCAAATAAGTATACATGAGCTAAAATTTTAGTTTTCATATTTGAAATTTTGGATCTGGCAATCCAGAACTGTGTGATTCTGGAAATGCACAGAAAATTGCTGCATGCCTGATCAACACTTTAGCTTTTTTGtcattgtatatataaaatacagattgtatatacaaaataaatctttattttaaacttaaagatcattttacagttttaaaagaaaaggtTCTGCATTTCTAAGTAAGCTATTTTATCAACTTTTGAAAAGAACAGCTCAGTAAtgataaatgtaatgttttcacattttcacatccACACTCAGACTTCTTCAGTGCACTTAATGTAAATCTGCAAAGCAAAAGCAGATCTGTCTCCTATCATATTATACTCATGTGGAACGCTATTTTGGTCTGCCTGATAATATATCTGAAAGAGTTTGTCTAAATTCTTTTGGGTTATTAATACTGGCCTaatgaaaagaataaatactgaataaatccTCTGGAAGACATAATGTAGAAAATAGGATTATTCTGAAATAATAAAGCACATAATCTCTAGCTTTAAGATCTTTTGTCTGCCTCATGCGCTGAATCATCTCAGGACACCGCACCATTCTGTAATATCTCCAAAGAAAACCACATTGTTTACAGAGTAAATTCCTCAATTGCTTCAATTTGCTGATTGTGTAATCCAGGCAAATGAGAACTAGTTTGGAGCTGCCCCTTTATAAACCCATGACatcatgtgatgtgatgtattgAAGAGGGTATTCCAGTGAATGTAGTCAGAAATGGACTTAGAAAGCTGCACCTAATACAGTGGCCTGCATAAGTATTagcccacccccaccccccaaatgaacttttccacattttgtagcattacaatgtGGAACTGAAACAGACTTGATTGGGTCTGGGTGCATGtgtatgtcatgaatctacacaaaatagtccataatattgaagtttggggaaaatcaatatagcttgcgaaattatttacaaaataaaaaaatataatgtgattGCATAGATATTCACCTCTGTTGTGAAatccctaaattagttctggtacAATcggttgccatcagaagtcacctAATTGGTTGAATGGATttcacctgtgtgcaattaaagtgccACATggtctcagtataaatacacctgttacTGGAAgaccccagagtttgttaggcaacataacaaaacaaacagcatcatgaagaccaaggagcagTCAAATCATGTTTGAGACaaagttctaaaaaaaaaaaaaaaaaaaaaaaaaaaaaagtatcaatcagggtttggttataaaaatattctaaaCACCTCGCAGAGTACCATTAAATCTTTTAttacaaaatggaaagaatgtGACACAGCCCAGCTCCACCTAGAGAAGGCAGCTCAGCAAAGGTTATCAGGTAAGAAGGGCATTAATCAGAGAAGCAagcaagaggccaagggtaactctgaaggagctggagagatccacagctcagatgggagaagctATTCACTAGCCAAACATTGTCCAGACATTCCACCACACTGGGTTTTATGAAAGAgcagaagggggaaaaaagtaatgaaaaatCCGCATAAAACTCCTTTTGGACAGGGCATtttggagactcagcaaacatgtgAAAAAGGTTCTCTAAAAAGCTACATTTTCAGGACAAAGCTCTACATTTAGCAGAAATCCAACACGGCTCATCACCCTGAAAACACCATCcatacagtgaagcatggtggtggtagcatcatgttgtggggatgggggctgggaaactggtcaggtTAGAAAGAAAGGTGGATGGAACCAAATACAGCAAAATCCAAGAAGAAAATCTGTTTTAGTCTGCAAGAGACATGAGACTGGAGTGGAGTTTTACCTTACTACGAGGACATACACATtaagcatactgccaaagctacaGTGGAGTGGTTCAAAACCAATAACCTGAACGTGTTAGAATGAtaaccaagaagaagaagaatggacTAGAAATATTAGGATGCAGGagacatatcccagaagacttgCACTCAAAGGTGGTTATAAAGTATTGACCCATGGGGGAGTGAATATTTATGCCATCAgcaaatgtctgcttttttgttgaATTCACCACTGTATCTTTAAATGTtgcatattgtgtaaatcaaatggtaaaaatcccaATTTAGTCTATATCAATTTCAGATtatacaaaatgtggaaaagttcaagggggtgaatacttatggaAGGCTCTGTATACCACACATGTAGTGTCTATCTCCGCACttgtctttaatttaatttttaaatgaatagtttAATTACCTTTCTTGCATTAGCAGTCATACTAAGAGCCATCAGTCCCTCAAGGTAGCTGCTCAAACTGACTCCTTTCACGGTGATTATTGCCTCTTGGGTTAAAATTGTACTGTTGTAAAAAGCACAATGTAATCATACTGACAAATTCTGTGAGAATTAAAATGAAGccaaataatatactgtacatgaataCAAAGAATAATAATCAATGCCCCAACTTACATGTCTGGGTTTTCAGGATGTGGTCTGTAAACTAGTCTCTCATCAACAGATACTAAATTTGTGAGCGTTATCTAAAAAGATCAATCAAAATTATTGTTAAGGTCACACATAAACTATTGATACTACTTAAAACTGTTCAGGAAGCAACACGTTTGCATCTAAGTGGAGTCTGTAGCTAGACAAGAATATATGAGGCAGAGGCTGTTGGTGTATGTTAGGCTGCAGGGGTGAGGGGACCAagatttctttctgtctgtaagGAAGATTTTAcatacaataaacaataaaaatcaagTAGATTTGTAGTAGTCTTTTCTTGCATCTCAGTACTCACGTTTGTTGAGCAaagctccatttttttctcttcaggaTCGACAATGGAATGCTCTTTAACATAAGTAGTGGTTCGACTTGTCCCCAGTATCTACAGAAAGACAATTTATAGATGACTATTTACCTTAATATGATGTATGCATGTATCTTAAGGTTCCtaaattaacatttattcaGGTTAACAGacacacattatataaatatatatatatatatatatatatatatatatatatatatatatatatattatatatatatatatatatatatatacacatacacacagtatacagtGTTGTTTTGAGTCTTTTTGAGTTTTGAGATGAACTTATATTGGGTGGTCTGCCTCCAAAGGTGCCATGCTCGAAGTTCTATAAgttctatcatctcatattcatcttttgatctcaaacccaaatgactTCAGAATCCCAGGGGATCAGCAGTTTcggaaatactcaaaccagtccatctggcaacaaccatgccatggttaaagtcacagggaTCACAtgtttccctattctgatgtctgatgtgaacataaactgaagctcttgacctgtatctgcatgatttaatgcactgcgctatatatgtatacatacatacattttatttatattatatatatatatatatgcacagtAGGGTCCAAAAGACAGAGaatagtgaaaatgcttctattttgcattcttttctaatttaatacaacaattttcattacagattatattatGAAACAGTTAAATGAATTTCTGAGTTTCGTAGTATTTGCTATGTGTGC contains:
- the prelid3a gene encoding PRELI domain containing protein 3A isoform X2, with protein sequence MKWHLNYPWETVIKAAMRKYPNPMNPSVVGVDVLDRNLDKHGRLHSHRLLSTEWGLPSVVRAILGTSRTTTYVKEHSIVDPEEKKMELCSTNITLTNLVSVDERLVYRPHPENPDITILTQEAIITVKGVSLSSYLEGLMALSMTANARKGWDAIEWIIKNSERENVPLCDMC
- the prelid3a gene encoding PRELI domain containing protein 3A isoform X1, giving the protein MKIWSTEHIFSYPWETVIKAAMRKYPNPMNPSVVGVDVLDRNLDKHGRLHSHRLLSTEWGLPSVVRAILGTSRTTTYVKEHSIVDPEEKKMELCSTNITLTNLVSVDERLVYRPHPENPDITILTQEAIITVKGVSLSSYLEGLMALSMTANARKGWDAIEWIIKNSERENVPLCDMC
- the fbxo32 gene encoding F-box only protein 32, which encodes MPFLGQDWRSPGQSWVKTEDGWKRTTKDEIETNNNVSQSNESNQEDYNKENLRLSINYDMASKKRKKDLLNNNSKVPYFHKDKWIYVHKGSTKERHGYCTLGEAFNRLDFCSAIKDTRRFNYVVRLLELIAKSQLPSLSGVAQKNYMNILERVVQKVLEDQQNVRPIKELLQTLYVSLCSLVQDMGKSVLVGNINIWVHRMENILQWQQQLDNIQINRPTSTGMTLLDLPVSLQLNIMQRLSDGRDLVSLGQVCPDLGVLTEDRLLWKNLCQYHFTDRQIRKRLMVSDKGHLEWKKMYFKLCRCYPHKEQYSDTLQFCTHCHILFWKDTNHPCTANNPESCSISVSPQGFINLFKF
- the prelid3a gene encoding PRELI domain containing protein 3A isoform X3; this encodes MTSYPWETVIKAAMRKYPNPMNPSVVGVDVLDRNLDKHGRLHSHRLLSTEWGLPSVVRAILGTSRTTTYVKEHSIVDPEEKKMELCSTNITLTNLVSVDERLVYRPHPENPDITILTQEAIITVKGVSLSSYLEGLMALSMTANARKGWDAIEWIIKNSERENVPLCDMC